From a region of the Pongo pygmaeus isolate AG05252 chromosome 5, NHGRI_mPonPyg2-v2.0_pri, whole genome shotgun sequence genome:
- the LOC129039302 gene encoding HLA class I histocompatibility antigen, alpha chain G — translation MPQFSLPLGDGFLEKPISVAAVPVLKYSLTHPDSDSPQTPRMVVMAPRTLLLLLSGALTLTETWAGSHSMRYFSAAVSRPGRGEPRFIAVGYVDDTQFVRFDSDSASPRMEPRAPWVEQEGPEYWEEETRNTKAHAQTDRLNLQILCGYYNQSEAGSHTLQWMIGCDLGPDGRLLRGYEQYAYDGKDYLALNKDLRSWTAADTAAQISKRKCEAGNVAEQRRAYLEGTCVEWLHRYLENGKEMLQRADPPKTHVTHHPVFDYEATLRCWALGFYPAEIILTWQRDGEDQTQDVELVETRPAGDGNFQKWAAVVVPPGEEQRYTCHVQHEGLPEPLMLRWKQSSQPTIPIMGIIAGLVVLAVVVIGAVVAAVLWRKKSSD, via the exons ATGCCCCAGTTCTCACTCCCATTAGGTGACGGGTTTTTAGAGAAGCCAATCAGCGTCGCCGCGGTCCCGGTTCTAAAGTACTCGCTCACCCACCCGGACTCAGATTCTCCCCAGACGCCAAGGATGGTGGTCATGGCGCCCCGAACCCTCCTCCTGCTGCTCTCGGGGGCGCTGACCCTGACCGAGACCTGGGCGG GCTCCCACTCCATGAGGTATTTCAGCGCCGCCGTGTCCCGGCCCGGTCGCGGGGAGCCCCGCTTCATCGCCGTGGGCTACGTGGACGACACGCAGTTCGTGCGGTTCGACAGCGACTCGGCGAGTCCGAGGATGGAGCCGCGGGCGCCGTGGGTGGAGCAGGAGGGGCCGGAGTATTGGGAAGAGGAGACACGGAACACCAAGGCCCACGCACAGACTGACAGACTGAACCTGCAGATCCTGTGCGGCTACTACAACCAGAGCGAGGCGG GTTCTCACACCCTCCAGTGGATGATTGGCTGCGACCTGGGGCCCGACGGGCGCCTCCTCCGCGGGTATGAACAGTATGCCTACGATGGCAAGGATTACCTCGCCCTGAACAAGGACCTGCGCTCCTGGACCGCAGCGGACACTGCGGCTCAGATCTCCAAGCGCAAGTGTGAGGCGGGCAATGTGGCTGAACAAAGGAGAGCCTACCTGGAGGGCACGTGCGTGGAGTGGCTCCACAGATACCTGGAGAACGGGAAGGAGATGCTGCAGCGCGCGG ACCCCCCCAAGACACACGTGACCCACCACCCTGTCTTTGACTATGAGGCCACCCTGAGGTGCTGGGCCCTGGGCTTCTACCCTGCGGAGATCATACTGACCTGGCAGCGGGATGGGGAGGACCAGACCCAGGACGTGGAGCTTGTGGAGACCAGGCCTGCAGGGGATGGAAACTTCCAGAAGTGGGCAGCTGTGGTGGTGCCTCCTGGAGAGGAGCAGAGATACACGTGCCATGTGCAGCATGAGGGGCTGCCGGAGCCCCTCATGCTGAGATGGA AGCAGTCTTCCCAGCCCACCATCCCCATCATGGGTATCATTGCTGGCCTGGTTGTCCTTGCAGTTGTAGTCATTGGAGCTGTGGTCGCTGCTGTGCTGTGGAGGAAGAAGAGCTCAG ATTGA